One Longimicrobiales bacterium genomic window, CGATGCGCACGGGTTCGTAGCGCGGGACGAAGACGGTTGCTTCGCAGGCGAGGCCGTCATGGGCGTGGCGAAAATGGGTGTAGCCGAAGCCGTGGTGCACGTCGTAGCGGGTGGGCGCGGGCCGCGGCCCCGGAGCGAGTGAGTGGCTCTGGCCGCTGTCCTCGTCACGTACCCAGAACGCTTCGCCGTGGGGATCCGAGACGGGATCGTTGGACCAGGGTGTCAGCCGGTTCTCGCGGCTGTTGGCGGCCCACGTGTGGATGCTGCCACGCTCCGAGACGATGCAGCCGGCGTGTTCGTTGGCAATCACGTTGACCCATGGCAACGGCGGCAGGTGCACGCCTTCGGCGCCGCACGGAACGCGGATCACGTACTCGTCACCGGACGCAGAAAAGCCGCCGTGCCCGTTGAACATGTCGAGATCATCGGCGGCGGGTGGCTGGATCCCGGCGGGCTGTGCGTGCCCGCCAGGCAGCGAAGGCGACGGTTGCGCGGAAACGCCGTCGGCCTTCCACGGTTCCTCGAACGCGACGTTGCGCAGCCAGCGCTCGGGCAGGCCGAGCACGTCCTGTGCGTCGTCACCGCGGGCGGCCGGAGCGGCAATCACCTCGTCGGCGTCCACAGGCGATGCGACACTGTCGAGCAGGCGCTCCAGCGTGGAGGCGTCACCGGCCGCGCAATAGACGGCGTGCACCGAACGCTCCTCGCCGGCGGGCACATCCACGCTGCAGCGGAGAGCGAATACCGGATCGAGCACGCTGCCCGTGCTGCCGCCCAGCGGTTCCCGGCTGCGCAGCGCGATCGGGTCCGCAGCGGTGCGACCGCGACCGATGAAGCGGACGCGATCGGTTTCGTGCTCAACGGCTGCATCGTCACCCGCAAGCAGGCGGTGCGCAAACCAGAGCGGGCGGTCGCCCGGGCTACGGAGGCGTCGCCACGCAACCAGCGCGCGGCGCTCCGCGTCGAACGACGTCTGCACGAAGAGTCGCGAGAACGCGGGATGCGCCGCGTCGGCCGCGGGCGTGTTCAGCACGACGGCGGCGCAGGTCGTCACTTCGAGGCGGCGCGGTCGGTCCGTCGTGTTGCGGATCGTGAGCCTGCGCACCTCGACGTCGCAATCGACCGCAACCGCGACCTCGAGCCGGAGCTCGATGCCGGAATGCCTGCACTCCCAGGCTGCAACGGCGCCGTCCAGTGCAGCCCGGTACGAACCGCCTGCCATGCGCGCGGGCCTCGGTGTCGGGCACCACCACTCGCCGCTGTCGAGATCGCGCACATAGAGGAACGCGCCGTCACCGTCGCGCACGGGGTCGGCTTCCCAGCGCGTCAGCGCATAGCCCCGGTGTGCGGCCATGCCGCCGCCGCGCTCGGTGAGCAGCACCGCGTAGCTGCCGTTCGACAGAACACGCGCCGGGACCCGCGAGCGAGGCGGCGCATCGGATGACTTCAGTGATTCCATGTCAGTAGTGCAGCACGAGACGGCGCGGCAATGACTCGAGCACGATCTCCGTGCCCGACGCTTCGCGTGCCATCCCGTCTGTCGTCAGTGAACGAACGGGCCGGTCGAGCGGGGATCGCACGACGAAGCCACCGGGCGGCGTCGCCAGGGACGAGCCCTCGAAATCAATTGTTACGGTGTCGCCGCGCCGCTCCATGCGGTACCCGACGACACCGAACGGGGTGTGCAGCCCCCGCACCTCGACAGGGCCGGAGGCGAGCCAGTCGGGCAGAACACCGGCGCCGAATACGAGCTCGTCACTCGCCTCGTCGTGGTAGACGAAGATGTCGGTTGCGGAGCGGATGAAGTCGGAGCCGACCCACCCGTGCGGCATGTCGCCGAGGAAGCGCGGCTCGCGCGCATCGCTGGTTACGACCTCCGCCCAGTGGTTCCAGCCGCGCGGGCGGATGTGCTCCATGAACCAGGCGAGTGCCTGCTGTGCGCGCTCGCGCTGGCCGAGCCGGACGAACGTGCCCACGGTCCGCAGTTCGTAGGGCGTGTACGCATCCCACGGCTCTGCGCCGGTCGCGCGCGCCTGGAAGTTCGACCAGTAGCGATCGAACGTGCGGTACAGCGCACGCTGCGGCAGGACGTCCGTCGCACCGGCCGGCGTGATGCCGACCGTCGTCGACGTGGCATCGAAGTCGCCCAGCTCGGCGGCGCCGGGCAGGTAGTCGATGTCGTGGATCTCCATTGCGCGCTCGAGTGACGCGACCAGGTCGCGCTCGAACGCATCACGGAACTGCGCCCAGCGTGCTGCCAGCTCGTTGCGTCCGAGCTGTTCCGCCACGTAGACCGCGTCCCTGAAGCCCTTCAGTGCGAAGAAGTCGTCCCAGTACGAGTGCATCGGCTTGGCCGAGTAGCCCTCGTGGCTGATGGACTGCGGCATCAGCCCGTAGAACACGGCGCTGTCGGCCGTCTCGTACACCGGCGTCATGCGGCTGTGACGCAGCGAGTCCATGTATGCGACGGCGGCCTCGACATGCGGCAGCATGCGCGCAAGGAATGCGTCGTCGCCGGTGAAACGGTGGTACTCGGCCACCAGGTAGATGAGCTGGCCGTGGCTGTCGTTCTCGGGCACCGCGCCGGCGCCGCTCTGGTCGACGCAACACGGCACCTTGCCGTCGTCGTACTGGTACGGCGCGTACCATTCGGCGAACTCACGCACGACGTCCTCGTCGCCCAGGCGCAGCAGCGCCGCCGACGTCATGGAGCCGTCGCGGATCCAGGAGCGCTGGTAGGAACGCGAGCCGGGCTGGATCGCGGGGCCGTCGCGATTGATCAGCACGTACGCGTGGATGCTCTTCAGCAGGTTGCCGAGCTGCGGCGCATCTGATGGGAGCGTGATGTCGTAGCCGGCGAGTTTTTCGCGCCAGCGCTCGGTGGTGCGGGCGAGACTCTGCTCGCCGGCCTCCGCTGCCTGCTGGGCGCCTCTGGCTCCGGTCTGTTCATCGCTGAGACGCGGAGGGCGCGGAGATGGAAGCACGGAGGCTTGCTCGCCGCCGCGGAGTTCACCCACGGTATGGAACGGGACTGCGATGTAAATATCCTCTGCCGCGCCGGGCTGCAATCGAAGATCATACTGCAGGGCGGCGGATGCTGCGGCGAAGCCGTCGAGCGCGGTCAGTGCTGCCGGTGTGAAGGACGCGGGGTTCGGCGTGCGGCCGTCCGTGATGGCCCTGTCGGGCGGCACCGTGCCGTTCCGCATCCAGTGCAGAGCCCCGCCGGCGTCGAAGGTCGCGGCGCCGAAGGAGTCCGGCGGCGTGACGGGGACGACGAGGTGCTCATCGTTGATCACGACGTCTTCATCACTCATCTCGATCGTGCGCACGACCGCGGAGCCGCCCGGGTTGTTCAGGAACTGCCAGGTCGGATTGACCTGAAAGGGACGGAGCGCGACGAAGAGGCGAGTGCTCTGCGGCGCGGCCGTCGTGTTCTGCACGCGGTAGCGGACCCAGAGCGTGGATGCGCCGGGCTCGCCATCGGCCCATGA contains:
- a CDS encoding discoidin domain-containing protein, which produces MMVKTASVGLVLLPLLAWGCASAGAGTGTSAQDERAADTRVLDDFETIEAWQPAPASGVRLDLSQDAGRQGGSALRIDFDFQGSGGWAALRRDLPVRLPENYELSFWLRADAPDNTLEFKLIDESGDNVWWVNRPRFQFAGDWRRVSFRRRHVTFAWGPAGGGEIRDVAAIELAITAGPGGAGTVWIDDFTLTPLDPVLPYDLTPSVTASTTARGTSPDAVLDADSASAWRSGRGGDQELRLDFGRMRECGGILVHWVDDQRAYDYDVETSADGRSWQTVRRVRSGGGARDALLLPETESRFLRLRMTRGADASGYAIRSLDVQPIEWGTSRNNLFESVAAAASPGLYPRYFLREQMYWTIVGVDGDQKEALISEDGAVEPDVGSFSLEPFLFHDERLLGWADARSIEQSLEDDALPIPSVRRDHGDLVLTTTSWADGEPGASTLWVRYRVQNTTAAPQSTRLFVALRPFQVNPTWQFLNNPGGSAVVRTIEMSDEDVVINDEHLVVPVTPPDSFGAATFDAGGALHWMRNGTVPPDRAITDGRTPNPASFTPAALTALDGFAAASAALQYDLRLQPGAAEDIYIAVPFHTVGELRGGEQASVLPSPRPPRLSDEQTGARGAQQAAEAGEQSLARTTERWREKLAGYDITLPSDAPQLGNLLKSIHAYVLINRDGPAIQPGSRSYQRSWIRDGSMTSAALLRLGDEDVVREFAEWYAPYQYDDGKVPCCVDQSGAGAVPENDSHGQLIYLVAEYHRFTGDDAFLARMLPHVEAAVAYMDSLRHSRMTPVYETADSAVFYGLMPQSISHEGYSAKPMHSYWDDFFALKGFRDAVYVAEQLGRNELAARWAQFRDAFERDLVASLERAMEIHDIDYLPGAAELGDFDATSTTVGITPAGATDVLPQRALYRTFDRYWSNFQARATGAEPWDAYTPYELRTVGTFVRLGQRERAQQALAWFMEHIRPRGWNHWAEVVTSDAREPRFLGDMPHGWVGSDFIRSATDIFVYHDEASDELVFGAGVLPDWLASGPVEVRGLHTPFGVVGYRMERRGDTVTIDFEGSSLATPPGGFVVRSPLDRPVRSLTTDGMAREASGTEIVLESLPRRLVLHY